GTGGGCTAGCTTGTGAGCACGCTCCTTAAGGTATCGGctcaggggaggcaggggaggaacGGGGACAGGTGAAAGGTCCCGAGGACATCTAACCTGCTTTACCTTTACCGTCGGCAGCATCAAGCCCTTCGCTCAGCCTGCCTACCCCATCCAGCCTCCCCTGCCTCCAACGCTCAACAGTAAGTGTCCCACCATGCCATCTAGTGCCTGACACCTCTGGTGTCTGCCCTTCCGTTTGGGACCTGTCTATTTGTACTGGGTGGGTGACAGCTATAGGAGTTTGAGAGGTTTCTATTCcgtgtagaaaaagaaaaagacaccaaAATCTTGCCGGAATTCCAATCTACGTGATGGTAGTTTTGTTTTCGGTGTAAACACACATTAACAGAGGCACACATAAAAAATCCCATGAGTGCTAGCTACCAAGATTACCTCCTCGGTATTCTTGACATCCACAAGGATGCAAGAAGACATTGGTCACACACATGTCCCTCCCCCCATGTCCCTGGGTGTGGGTTGAGGGACTCATCCACCTATGGGTTCTAGACAGAGACCCAGGCTGCCTCCTAGGCCCCCCAGCACACACGCTTCCTGGACACTGTTCTGGGCTTTACAGACcaaccctgctgtccaccacatgtggTAAGTCAGAGCTAACCCTTTTAGGTTATGAGTCCCTGGCCCCGCTGCCCccagccactgcctctgcctcctctgtgccCGCGTGGCAGGACCGCACCATCGCCTCCTCCCGGCTACGCCTCCTGGAGTATTCTGCCTTCATGGAGGTGCAACGGGACCCTGATACGGTAATGTGGGGACGGTGGGGAGTCTGGCCCATGATCCAGCATCCAGCTCGGGGTCCTAGCAGCGGGGTCCTCGGGCCTGCAGGCTGACCCAGGTTCGGCCCTCCCCACAGTACAGCAAACACCTGTTTGTACACATCGGCCAGACAAACCCTGCCTTCTCAGACCCACCCCTGGAGGCGGTGGATGTGCGTCAGATCTACGACAAGTTCCCGGAGAAGAAGGGAGGCCTGAAGGAACTCTACGAGAAAGGTCCCCCGAACGCCTTCTTCCTTGTCAAGTTTTGGGTGAGGCCTACTCTTCTAACCCAAGATGGGCAGCTTGCCCAGCTCTCTGCCCATCCTCCCCCATTAGTGGGCCCTGCAGGCCTCTGGGTAGGTGGGATGGAAACATGGGGGTGGAGATGGGGAAGCAGGTGGCCCAGGCCTCTGCAACACTCTACCCTTCCctccccaggctgacctcaacagCACAATCCAGGAAGGCCCTGGGGCCTTCTATGGCGTCAGTTCACAATACAGCTCAGCTGACAGCATGACCATCAGTGTCTCCACCAAGGTGTGCTCCTTTGGCAAGCAGGTGGTAGAGAAAGTAGAGGTGAGTGgaggtcgggggtggggggtgggggggggtggggggcggtgaGTGGCAGGCACAGTCAGGTCAGCAACACCCAGTCACGCTCCTCCCGGCCCCACTCTGCAGACAGAGTACGCCCGCCTGGAGAATGGCCGCTTCGTGTACCGCATCCACCGCTCGCCCATGTGCGAGTACATGATCAACTTTATCCACAAGCTGAAGCATCTGCCTGAGAAGTACATGATGAACAGCGTGCTGGAGAACTTCACCATCCTGCAGGTGCGAGGCTGTCCTGTGGCTCGGTGGGGACCGGGCTAGCCTGGAGGAGTCCAGTCTGCCCAGCTGTTGCCCTTACTAAGTCCTGgttccttcctccctgcccccgTAGGTGGTCACAAGTCGGGACTCACAGGAGACCCTGCTGGTCATTGCTTTTGTCTTTGAAGTCTCCACCAGCGAGCATGGGGCACAGCACCATGTCTACAAGCTTGTGAAAGACTAGCATGCTCTTGCTGTCCACAGGATGGATGCAAGACGGACATCCTCCACACGTCTGCCTGGTCTCCTGGGGTGTGGGTTGGGGGACTTACCCACACATGGGTTTCAGGCTGGGACCCAGGCCGCCTCTCTGGCTCCAGCACACATGCTCCCCGCCACTGTTCTGCGCTTTACTGGAGAGAAGAGGGCTCCGTGGTGAGGTGGCTTGTCTGGGCCCTGAGCCACAGATGACCAGGCTCCACCTGGCCTCAAGTGACATCAGGATTGTACTATGGAGGACACCTTGGGGCTTAGTGTATGGTTGCTGGCCCCTAGGGGAATGTACTGGCAGATGGAGGGTAGCATGAGACTGGGGAGAAGCAGCTTGTAAGGAGGCCCTGGTACAAGGTGTCCAGTTGGGGGACAGGTTGAGAAGGGCCCACACTTCTCTGTACCTTCTGGCTACAAGCCTGTTCCCAGGCCCCTTACACAGCAAGTTTGGGTCTCCCATACCAGTGCCAAGATGGAGGCCCACAGAAGCAGACATAGCCGGAGCCTAGGTTCAGCTACCTCCCTAGCACAGAGCTGGGTACAGGGGCGGGGAAGGGGCTGTGCTGTAGGATGGCACAACTGGGCTGAAGCCTAGACAGGGCTCTACTTCCTGTTCTCCCAGCATACATACCAGCCACTAGGCACCCCTCCCATGTCCTGAAGACAGGTGGCAGGAACAGGAGGCTGCCCCTGCCTTCTCCACATCCAGGTCCCAAGGCTATCTGGGTATTTATGAGTTTCAAATGAAGTACTGTGCACCACCCCCCTCATCCAGCCGGAGCTTCCAGGTCTTCACCAATGCATACTGCTCAGGCCACCTCCGAACCCCACCTAGGTTTTataacatgtattatatatatatttttgtgtatttttaaaatccagCTGTGATGGGCTATATCATAAATGGCTCAAGGCAGGGGGCCACTCAAGGCTTGACtcctgctttaaaaaattaaaaagatgtttCTGGGTCAGGACAGTTGTGCCATATGCAACCTAACCACCACCTCATCACATGCAGGCCCAGCACCTGTGGCCAGAGCTCACCTTTCCCAATAGCTACTCTAGCAAATGTGGGAGCCCCTGGGATCACATTAGACCAGGCTGGGCCACCTATAAAGCCTGTGGGGCTGGGATGCAGCTCTGGAGCAGTTTCAGTAATTCTCAGACACCTATCTTTAACAAGGTGGTTCAAATGGACACCTTGCACATTCACTGGCCAGCTGGTAAACCTACGTAGGCCCTGCCTTCAATTCCACAGGTTCGTGCTTGCCCCTCAAGTCCCTCTGGCTTTCAGAGGCCTGCCCAAGATGCAGCCTGGAGGCCGCAGTAGGCAGGACTCTGATGTCCACTGCGGACATGAGCAGTCTATAGGTCTCTTTGCCTGTCACTGCTAGAGTCCCCCTCTGGAAACATTAacagcccaaaaccacaactggaaAAGGCCAGGTTCTAAATTCTACCCACCCACAAGGGCGAATTTACAATGAGATGAACTGTTAGGTGTAAGCCAAGACAGTATGAGCAAAGGCCACACAgccacccctcccacccctgaGAAACACTCCCCCCAATCACAGGCAGACCAAGGGCTGGATGGCAGCAGGAGCTTTATTGGAGCATCCTAATAGAGTCGCTGGGGCTTGCCCATGGTGCTCTTGATGTACAGGGCCCGGACGTTTTGCCAGTTTTTCTTGAGCAAGGACACCAAGAAATTGACAGCCAGGTGGATGTTGTACACCAGCTCGTCGTCAGTCATCTTCACATGGCCGACTGCCACAGCCAGACACAGCACCTGCACGGAGAAGGTCACCGGGATGAGCATGCATGGACATGGCAggcctgtccctccctctctccctccagtgACCAGGCTTCAAGATCCAGGTGAAGCCCAGGGCTAAGGAGCCCAGACCCAGCTCCTTCTGGCTTCCCACTGTGAATGCCCTGACTGACCTTCTTCATCTGGAACTTGATTGTAGATTTCACCTCATCCACCTTGGCCACCATGTTTTCATTGTGTGTCAGCAGGGAGGGGAACTTGCCAGCCTTGTTTAGGCCTGGGCCCAGGATACGTGGGATCTGCTTGATCAGAGACTCGGAGGCCAAAAAGGCATCATACTTCTTGGCTAGAAGAGGTCACAGACTATTTAGGACCAAGCCAAAAAAGCAGTTCAAACAAACCTTGAAAATGAGAAGGCCGCCAGATTGTCTCCTCAGACCCATGACCACTGAATAATTCCACGCTCAAGTCCTCACATGGGCCACAATTCCCGGTACACAGCACAGAACCGAGGGGCTGTGATGGAGTCCCAGCACGCATGTTAGAATCACCGTAAGCCTGCATTCAAAGTGTCTCAAAATATGGGCTGGAAAGGCGGCTTAGCAGCAaagaacactgctcttccagagctcaattccccacttgggaggcagaggcaggcggatttgagttcgaggccagcctggtctacagagtgagttccaggacagccagggctacacagagaaatcctgtctcgaaaaaagcccagcagagttcaattcccagcacccacttggtggctcatgaccatttgTAAAGGGAACTGCTGCCCTCTTCCGGTGTCAGCAACAGCCAGctcacatacgtaaaataaaatcttaaggaAAAAAGGTGTCTCAAAATCTGTCCAAGATGAATGAACCAAGCCCAGCTATTTGAGAAGCCCCAAGCAGGCCTGCCACGGTTCAGCCTGGGAACCCTAATGACACCCGAGAACCCAGGGCAGGGTCCTGTGCACCTCAAGAGAGGGTCACCTTCAACCACTGGCAGAGACTCAACAGTACTCCAAATGTTAGACCCATGGAGCTGTTTCCTCCTATCTGTAAACTACAGCCTAGCTCAGTGGACAGAAGGGGCCTGCCACGCCTGACCACTGCACACCCAACCCACACGAGGCCGCCACACCCGAGACCCCGTGACCCCTCCATAGGTTACCAACCAGAgacacaaaaccccaaaccactaGCTATGTGAGGgcctgcctccatcagactggcccgTGGGGGCAATTTTCTCCATTGCAGACGGATGTGAAGCCCACTGAGCGGGGCCACTCTTGGGCAGGCGGCCACGGGGCGTGCGAGGCGTGCCAGTAACGCACTGAACCACCTTCAATTCAGCACCGGGTGAGCCCCAACTCATCTCgtaccccccccaaccccaggccAGCTGCACCTACCCAGCTTTTTGACCAACTTCTTGTTCTTATTGAGCTTCTTGAGCGCCTCGATGTCCATGTGGGGGATATCCACGGCCTTGGCTTCGTCACAGTGCTGCTGGTCCCCCAGGACGCACACCGAGAACTTGGGGCGAGGGGTGGACTTGAGCCTGCGTGCGAGGGGGGAGGGGACGACAGGACAGGTCACGCCCGAGGCTGGACGCGCCAGCAGGCTGAGGCGTCGGGGGCGGCAGCGAGCTTACCCGGAGGTGAGGACACCAGCCTGGCTTCTCAGGCTAGCCGGCGGGCTCGGCCGAGGCCTCCCCACGCCTCCCCTCTTGTTTTAAGACCCAGGGTGGGGGTCCGTCCAGGCAGCCTGGCCGCAGCAGGACTCCTGAACTACCCTGGCACGTCAGTGGCCCCGTGCCCGCCTCGGGCTCGGCCAGAGCGGCACGGGAAGGCCACACGGGGACActgagggctgggtggggtgagagcGGTGCCAACCTGACGGTGCCCGAGAAACGTTTGTCCTTCTGAGGGTCGTAGTTCTTCAGGCTGATCTGCAGCTCCACCGTCTCCAGGAACCTAAGCGAGAGGGGCGCTGTGAGCCCGGGGGATGCTCGCCATGCTCGCCCTGCCCGGGGGATGCTCGCCATGCTCGCCCTGCCCGGGGGATGCTCGCCATGCTCGCCCTGCCCGGGGGATGCTCGCCATGCTCGTCCTGCCCGGGGGATGCTCGCCCTGCCCGGGGATGCTCGCCCTGCCCCGGGGGATGCTCGCCCTGCCCGGGGATGCTCGCCCTACTTACTTGCGGCGCTTGCGCTGGTTCCCGTGCAGGACTTCCCGCACCGCCTCGTACAGGGTGTCGCGTGAGACTTTGCTGCTGTTGGGGAGAAACGAGGGCGCTCAGGGCCGGCCATGCTGGGCCCCCGGGCCGGATGACAGGCCCACAGCGTGCCGGGAGAAGGCTCGCGCCAAGGCCAGCCGCCGGGATTGTCTCCGAGACCGGGCCGCCGGGCGTCCGCGGGGAAGCTGGGTGCACGGATGGCGGCGGATAGCTTCCCCGATAAGTACTTACCTCATGGCTGCGGCGGCCGCGGAAACCGGAAAAGAAGGCAGAGCGCTCTGCGCAAGCGCTCAAATAGAGCGCGTGTTCCCGCGAGAATTGCTCGTTCCGCGGCCCCGGTCCGCGCTCAGGCGAGCCGGAGAAGCGCCACCGTTTGCGGCCGCTGGGGGGCGCCGCCCCGCGGCTTGCACCGTGACAATTGCTTTGGAGGCAGCTGGCAGTCCTGCCACTGGGACTTGGGCCGAAGCTGTGCCCTGGGATCGGGTGTCTCCCTGCTCTCTATCTTCTGCCTGCCCCATGTCACCGGCAGAAGCGTTCTCCTTCGTCGCCTAATTTGGTGATGAGCCCCGGAGAGCCGCTGGGCAGCTGTCGCTGTCCCCCTCTAGCCCGTGCGTTGTGCAACAGGCCGGCCACCGCATGTGGGCAGAGAGGCACGGATGACAGGAATAGCTCCAGGAAGTGATCCTTGCTGAGCTCCGCAGAACTGGAAAGCGTCTTGTGACTGGATGAGGATCAGATGTGCCTCATTTAAGCCTTGAGCCTCCACCTGGGAGACGGCGCCCACCCGACTGCCCTGGCCTTCTGTATAAAGCACCCCCGACTCAGCCTACAGGCAAGATGGACTTTGGACAAGTGCGCCCCTGCAACcccatcttttctcattttctgtatttcaaaCAGAGTCGTTCTTGTGGCCCGATCCCTGTGTTTTATTAGAGAAGAACCGGGTCAAGGATCCGTGCAGGGAGCCTAAATCTGGAGTGACTCCTTCAGGCCACCCTCTCTGGAACGGGTCATAGATGTGGCCAGCATCCACCATTTCCTGGGGACGGAGCTGAGAAGGGTTCATCTcacccatccacacacatacaaatccaGCACCCGTCAGGCAGAACAAATAAAGCGGGTTCACGCAGGGTCAGAGTGGAGTTCAGGAGCAGGCGGGTTGGAGCTTCAAGTGCCAGCCGCACTGTAGAGGCCACCAACACGGTGAGCTGCTGACCTTTGTCTCTTAGACACTGTTCCCCTTGCTCCTGCACTCTGCATAGCTTGTTCTCAAAAACCAGactttctcactggcctggcttccctccctcctcacagGGACGGGGACTCGGAACTTCAGAGGAAGCTATGGTCTGAGAAGCACCACAGcagggctgaggtgggaggatgcTGTCATGAACTTTCTTAAGCTAATTCAGTCACGTCAGTGTggtaaatttttgtttcttcGTGTGACCCTGACCCTCCTGGAAttcgctctgtaaaccaggctggccttgaaatcagagatccacctgcctcagtctcctgagttctgggattaaaggcgtgtgccaccactgcccagctgtgtgCTCAGTATTTGTTGAGCTGAGGTGCTGTGGAAACAGAGATGTCAAACAGGTCTGCAGCAGGCACCCTGTGTCTTTTCTGCTCCCCTTTCAGCCCATAGGCTAGACATCCCTCAGATCCCAGCTCAAACGTTAGCTGCAGCTGAAGACTGCTCAGTGGGAGAGCCTTAGTCTGGCAGGCAGAAGACTCTGGTGTCCAGGCCCAGCATTAAAACAAAAGGTATGGGTCCCAAGCCCTCGCTCGGTGTAAAGTCACTCAGCCTACTGCATTCCCTGACACTCAAAAGGCAGCTCTGACAGACCTGCTGTGACcggaggggtgggggtaggtaAGGGGGTGAAGGGGGTTATGGGAAAGCAGGCCCGTCTAAGAACACAGGTGCTTGAAGTTCTCTGTAGCTGACCTGTGTATGTTCGTACGTTTGTactgtgcacacatgagcactCTGGGATGCAAACAtgcctcaccacacacacagacacacacacagaggtcagaggagaacctcGGGCGCTGGTTCTTGCCTTCCATTTTGTCTCAGGCTAAGCTGGCCCTACAGCTTTTGGGGGACTCTCCTGGCCCCACCTCCAGTCAAATCTCAGCCTCACCCACAaacttttctgagacaggtctctctcaagtagcttaggctggccttaaactctgcagttaaagatgaccttgaactcctgatcctcccgcctccacctgagggctgggattacaggggcaAGCTACCAAACCGGGtgagctttcttctttttattaagaACTGTTACAAAATCACTCAGTTCAGAAACAAACGAAACATTCACGCTGGAAGTTCCGCCGCCCACCCCCACTCATCCTCCACCCGCCCTGTATCCTGATGTGGTCAGGAGTGGGCAAGAGGCAGCTGACTGCTCAGGTTGTATTCTgtaagcaagaggcaagaggtcAGGGCGGCTGTCCTCCTGGGTGGTCAGCGGGACAGATGTCTCAGCGCTGCCTGCAGGGACTTCTTCAGGAAGGTGGCATTGGGCTCTAGGGCCACAGCCAGATCcaggctctgctgctctgtgatCTGGAGAGAAGGA
The sequence above is drawn from the Arvicanthis niloticus isolate mArvNil1 chromosome 20, mArvNil1.pat.X, whole genome shotgun sequence genome and encodes:
- the Rpl10a gene encoding large ribosomal subunit protein uL1 — translated: MSSKVSRDTLYEAVREVLHGNQRKRRKFLETVELQISLKNYDPQKDKRFSGTVRLKSTPRPKFSVCVLGDQQHCDEAKAVDIPHMDIEALKKLNKNKKLVKKLAKKYDAFLASESLIKQIPRILGPGLNKAGKFPSLLTHNENMVAKVDEVKSTIKFQMKKVLCLAVAVGHVKMTDDELVYNIHLAVNFLVSLLKKNWQNVRALYIKSTMGKPQRLY